A stretch of Thermincola ferriacetica DNA encodes these proteins:
- a CDS encoding S8 family serine peptidase, translated as MATPMVAGTAALLLQQNPTWTPDEVKRQLMSTALNLGFAVNEQGAGEVFFK; from the coding sequence ATGGCAACCCCGATGGTAGCGGGAACCGCCGCCTTGTTGTTGCAGCAGAATCCTACCTGGACACCGGATGAGGTGAAAAGGCAGTTGATGAGTACTGCTCTAAATTTGGGATTTGCGGTTAATGAGCAGGGGGCGGGGGAAGTGTTTTTTAAGTAG